In a single window of the Papaver somniferum cultivar HN1 chromosome 8, ASM357369v1, whole genome shotgun sequence genome:
- the LOC113302659 gene encoding uncharacterized protein LOC113302659 isoform X2 — MDSSCENDKQQQNGNVVFIIDDHQEDKRHLFKNHNVNWHLSSDGAEDSSVHQHQAGHNAYSIQRLPTNYYYQGKSQSFRSLSNVKCLKDLPKPDNPYNKFYKMKYYCRGGLSKYYQGKSQSFRSLSNVRCLEDLPKPENPYNNYYKMRNLQ; from the exons ATGGATTCAAGCTGTGAAAATGACAAACAACAACAGAATGGGAATGTTGTGTTCATCATAGATGATCATCAAGAAGATAAACGCCACCTATTTAAGAATCACAATGTTAATTGGCACTTATCTTCAGATGGTGCGGAAGACTCATCTGTTCATCAACATCAAGCCGGTCACAATGCATATAGCATCCAACGACTTCCCACCAATTAC TATTACCAAGGGAAATCACAATCATTCAGATCATTATCTAATGTGAAATGTTTAAAAGATCTTCCGAAGCCTGACAATCCATATAACAAGTTTTACAAGATGAAGTACTACTGTAGGGGAGGTTTATCAAAGTATTACCAAGGAAAATCACAGTCATTCAGATCATTGTCAAATGTGAGATGTTTAGAAGATCTTCCAAAGCCTGAAAATCCATACAACAACTATTACAAGATGAGGAACTTGCAATGA
- the LOC113303218 gene encoding pentatricopeptide repeat-containing protein At5g13770, chloroplastic-like, with amino-acid sequence MAIWKTIDWSLTSTNKEPQISPPSSSKIIISVISLSNRRFLFVNSSTNSPISYPSLEDTTKNDLLTLQFDSQNQQNLFLDEGNVNEFLCKLCKDPQTESLAFQYYEKAKDRPEYRPNQLIFKLLLRYLIKHKQWNSVSSLVKDFKDFQIFPDVVTCSKLVSGCMKARKFKIAENLLETFESIQDIAVSAFNSAMKGYNKLHMYSSTILVYNRIKSAKISLDLDSYYQTLEAFYRTGNTEKVLFLFKELQSQNFDTNKIYTQIYLVLCNSLGKSGRAFEALDFFNEMKGKGVVEDSLIYSSLISSFASIREVKIAEEIFEEAKEKKLVRDPALFLRLVLMYVEEGLVEKTLQVVETMKELDIRVSDCIFCAIINGYSRKRGLNDAIEVYGELISQGYEPGQVTYASIINVYCRLGLYEKAEVIFAEMESKGFVKCVVAYSSMVSMYGKIGRLREAMKMVAKMKERGCEPNVWIYNSLLDMHGKVPNLRQVEKIWKEMKRRKVMPDKVSYTSVIYAYSKAREFDESLKFYEEYRFNGGSIDRAMAGIMVGIFSKNNRIDELVKLLQDMKADGAGLDLRLYRSAMNALRDAGLEDQAKRFEESFDSINTPNREPNRPVQNIWVRKLPVEP; translated from the coding sequence ATGGCGATTTGGAAGACCATTGATTGGTCCCTAACTTCCACTAACAAGGAACCCCAAATTTCACCGCCATCTTCTTCGAAAATCATCATTTCCGTCATCTCTCTTTCAAATCGTCGATTCCTCTTCGTAAATTCCTCTACAAATTCACCAATATCATATCCTTCATTAGAAGACACGACCAAAAATGACCTCTTAACACTCCAATTCGACTCTCAAAACCAGCAGAATCTCTTCTTAGATGAAGGAAACGTGAATGAATTTCTATGTAAACTTTGTAAGGATCCTCAAACAGAATCTCTAGCTTTCCAATACTATGAAAAGGCGAAAGATCGACCGGAATATCGACCTAATCAGTTGATATTCAAGCTGTTGCTCAGGTACTTGATTAAACACAAACAATGGAATTCAGTTTCATCACTTGTTAAAGATTTTAAGGATTTTCAAATCTTTCCTGATGTGGTTACTTGTAGTAAGTTGGTAAGTGGTTGTATGAAAGCAAGAAAATTCAAGATTGCAGAGAATTTGCTTGAAACTTTTGAATCTATTCAAGATATTGCTGTTTCTGCGTTTAATTCAGCCATGAAAGGTTATAATAAGCTGCATATGTATAGCAGTACAATTTTAGTTTACAATCGAATCAAATCGGCGAAAATTTCGTTAGATTTAGATTCTTATTATCAGACATTGGAAGCATTTTACAGAACAGGGAATACAGAGAAAGTTCTGTTCTTATTCAAAGAATTACAGAGCCAAAATTTTGATACAAACAAGATTTATACACAGATTTACTTGGTATTATGCAATTCTTTAGGGAAGTCCGGTCGTGCATTCGAAGCTCTTGATTTCTTTAATGAAATGAAAGGGAAAGGTGTTGTTGAAGATTCATTGATTTACtcatctctgatttcttctttcgcTAGTATCCGTGAAGTTAAAATTGCTGAAGAAATTTTCGAAGAAGCCAAAGAGAAAAAATTAGTAAGAGATCCAGCTTTGTTTTTGAGACTTGTTTTGATGTATGTTGAAGAAGGATTAGTAGAGAAAACATTACAAGTTGTTGAAACAATGAAGGAGTTAGATATAAGGGTTTCTGATTGTATCTTTTGTGCAATCATTAATGGATATTCGAGAAAACGAGGACTCAATGATGCAATCGAAGTGTACGGCGAACTAATTTCTCAAGGATATGAACCAGGTCAAGTTACTTATGCTTCGATCATAAACGTTTACTGTCGATTAGGATTATACGAAAAGGCTGAAGTGATATTCGCGGAGATGGAAAGTAAGGGTTTTGTTAAATGTGTAGTTGCTTATTCCAGTATGGTATCAATGTATGGTAAAATTGGAAGATTAAGAGAAGCAATGAAAATGGTGGCCAAAATGAAAGAAAGAGGTTGTGAACCAAATGTTTGGATATATAATTCTCTACTGGATATGCATGGAAAAGTTCCGAACTTAAGACAAGTTGAGAAGATTTGGAAAGAAATGAAACGCAGGAAAGTTATGCCAGATAAAGTTAGTTATACGAGTGTCATATATGCATATAGCAAAGCCAGAGAATTCGACGAATCTTTGAAGTTTTACGAAGAGTATCGGTTTAATGGAGGTTCGATTGATCGAGCTATGGCGGGAATTATGGTTGGAATTTTTTCCAAGAATAATAGAATTGATGAATTGGTTAAGCTTTTACAAGATATGAAAGCAGATGGAGCTGGTCTGGATTTGAGACTTTATAGATCAGCTATGAATGCTTTAAGAGATGCTGGTCTTGAAGATCAAGCAAAACGGTTTGAAGAAAGTTTTGATTCCATAAATACTCCGAACAGGGAACCAAATCGTCCTGTTCAAAATATTTGGGTTCGCAAACTGCCTGTTGAACCATGA
- the LOC113303217 gene encoding uncharacterized protein LOC113303217 isoform X2, with translation MEDYEVMVPFQALQALGCHVDAVCPKKKSGDTCPTAIHDFEGDQTYSEKPGHDFNLTETFEGLNYSSYDALVIPGGRAPEYLALDEKVLVLVKHFMEAEKPVASICHGQQILSAADVLKTYSESRGHNFTLNATFSEIDASKYDGLVIPGGRSPEYLAMDESVLALVKKFSDSGKPIASVCHGQLILAAAGIGKGKRCTAFPAVKPTLLSVGCHWVEPQTMSACVADGNLITAATYIGHPEFIQLFLKALGGAVSGSDKRILFLCGDYMEDYEVMVPFQALQALGCHVDAVCPKKKSGDTCPTAIHDFEGDQTYSEKPGHDFNLTETFEGLNYSSYDALVIPGGRAPEYLALDEKVLVLVKHFMEAEKPVASICHGQQILSAADVLKTYSESRGHNFTLNATFSEIDASKYDGLVIPGGRSPEYLAMDESVLALVKKFSDSGKPIASVCHGQLILAAAGIGKGKRCTAFPAVKPTLLSVGCHWVEPQTMSACVADGNLITAATYIGHPEFIQLFLKALGGAVSGSDKRILFLCGDYMEDYEVMVPFQALQALGCHVDAVCPKKKSGDTCPTAIHDFEGDQTYSEKPGHDFNLTETFEGLNYSSYDALVIPGGRAPEYLALDEKVLVLVKHFMEAEKPVASICHGQQILSAADVLKTYSESRGHNFTLNATFSEIDASKYDGLVIPGGRSPEYLAMDESVLALVKKFSDSGKPIASVCHGQLILAAAGIGKGKRCTAFPAVKPTLLSVGCHWVEPQTMSACVADGNLITAATYIGHPEFIQLFLKALGGAVSGSDKRILFLCGDYMEDYEVMVPFQALQALGCHVDAVCPKKKSGDTCPTAIHDFEGDQTYSEKPGHDFNLTETFEGLNYSSYDALVIPGGRAPEYLALDEKVLVLVKHFMEAEKPVASICHGQQILSAADVLKGRKCTAYPAVKLNVVLAGATWLAPDPIDRCFTDGNLVTGAAWPGHPQFISQLMTLLGIKVSF, from the exons ATGGAAGATTACGAGGTAATGGTGCCATTCCAGGCGCTACAAGCTCTTGGATGCCATGTTGATGCAGTTTGCCCAAAAAAGAAATCAGGTGATACCTGCCCAACCGCAATCCATGACTTTGAAGGTGATCAAACATACAGTGAGAAGCCAGGTCATGATTTCAACCTGACAGAAACCTTTGAAGGTTTAAATTATTCAAGCTACGATGCACTTGTTATACCTGGAGGCCGAGCACCAGAGTACCTTGCATTGGATGAAAAAGTGCTAGTCTTGGTGAAGCACTTCATGGAGGCAGAAAAACCTGTAGCATCCATCTGCCATGGACAACAGATTCTATCAGCTGCAGATGTTCTCAAG ACTTACTCAGAGTCACGGGGCCACAATTTCACCCTCAATGCTACGTTTAGTGAAATCGACGCAAGCAAATACGATGGATTGGTTATCCCTGGAGGGCGATCCCCGGAATATCTCGCTATGGATGAATCTGTTCTAGCCTTAGTAAAAAAATTCTCTGATTCAGGAAAGCCAATTGCCTCTGTTTGCCATGGACAACTGATCTTGGCAGCTGCAGGTATTGGTAAAGGAAAGAGGTGCACAGCATTTCCCGCTGTGAAGCCCACGCTACTTTCTGTAGGTTGTCATTGGGTTGAACCACAGACAATGTCAGCATGTGTTGCGGATGGTAATCTTATAACTGCAGCAACATATATAGGGCATCCCGAGTTTATCCAGCTTTTCCTTAAGGCTCTAGGAGGAGCTGTATCTGGTTCAGATAAGCGGATTTTGTTTCTTTGTGGG GATTATATGGAAGATTACGAGGTAATGGTGCCATTCCAGGCGCTACAAGCTCTTGGATGCCATGTTGATGCAGTTTGCCCAAAAAAGAAATCAGGTGATACCTGCCCAACCGCAATCCATGACTTTGAAGGTGATCAAACATACAGTGAGAAGCCAGGTCATGATTTCAACCTGACAGAAACCTTTGAAGGTTTAAATTATTCAAGCTACGATGCACTTGTTATACCTGGAGGCCGAGCACCAGAGTACCTTGCATTGGATGAAAAAGTGCTAGTCTTGGTGAAGCACTTCATGGAGGCAGAAAAACCTGTAGCATCCATCTGCCATGGACAACAGATTCTATCAGCTGCAGATGTTCTCAAG ACTTACTCAGAGTCACGGGGCCACAATTTCACCCTCAATGCTACGTTTAGTGAAATCGACGCAAGCAAATACGATGGATTGGTTATCCCTGGAGGGCGATCCCCGGAATATCTCGCTATGGATGAATCTGTTCTAGCCTTAGTAAAAAAATTCTCTGATTCAGGAAAGCCAATTGCCTCTGTTTGCCATGGACAACTGATCTTGGCAGCTGCAGGTATTGGTAAAGGAAAGAGGTGCACAGCATTTCCCGCTGTGAAGCCCACGCTACTTTCTGTAGGTTGTCATTGGGTTGAACCACAGACAATGTCAGCATGTGTTGCGGATGGTAATCTTATAACTGCAGCAACATATATAGGGCATCCCGAGTTTATCCAGCTTTTCCTTAAGGCTCTAGGAGGAGCTGTATCTGGTTCAGATAAGCGGATTTTGTTTCTTTGTGGG GATTATATGGAAGATTACGAGGTAATGGTGCCATTCCAGGCGCTACAAGCTCTTGGATGCCATGTTGATGCAGTTTGCCCAAAAAAGAAATCAGGTGATACCTGCCCAACCGCAATCCATGACTTTGAAGGTGATCAAACATACAGTGAGAAGCCAGGTCATGATTTCAACCTGACAGAAACCTTTGAAGGTTTAAATTATTCAAGCTACGATGCACTTGTTATACCTGGAGGCCGAGCACCAGAGTACCTTGCATTGGATGAAAAAGTGCTAGTCTTGGTGAAGCACTTCATGGAGGCAGAAAAACCTGTAGCATCCATCTGCCATGGACAACAGATTCTATCAGCTGCAGATGTTCTCAAG ACTTACTCAGAGTCACGGGGCCACAATTTCACCCTCAATGCTACGTTTAGTGAAATCGACGCAAGCAAATACGATGGATTGGTTATCCCTGGAGGGCGATCCCCGGAATATCTCGCTATGGATGAATCTGTTCTAGCCTTAGTAAAAAAATTCTCTGATTCAGGAAAGCCAATTGCCTCTGTTTGCCATGGACAACTGATCTTGGCAGCTGCAGGTATTGGTAAAGGAAAGAGGTGCACAGCATTTCCCGCTGTGAAGCCCACGCTACTTTCTGTAGGTTGTCATTGGGTTGAACCACAGACAATGTCAGCATGTGTTGCGGATGGTAATCTTATAACTGCAGCAACATATATAGGGCATCCCGAGTTTATCCAGCTTTTCCTTAAGGCTCTAGGAGGAGCTGTATCTGGTTCAGATAAGCGGATTTTGTTTCTTTGTGGG GATTATATGGAAGATTACGAGGTAATGGTGCCATTCCAGGCGCTACAAGCTCTTGGATGCCATGTTGATGCAGTTTGCCCAAAAAAGAAATCAGGTGATACCTGCCCAACCGCAATCCATGACTTTGAAGGTGATCAAACATACAGTGAGAAGCCAGGTCATGATTTCAACCTGACAGAAACCTTTGAAGGTTTAAATTATTCAAGCTACGATGCACTTGTTATACCTGGAGGCCGAGCACCAGAGTACCTTGCATTGGATGAAAAAGTGCTAGTCTTGGTGAAGCACTTCATGGAGGCAGAAAAACCTGTAGCATCCATCTGCCATGGACAACAGATTCTATCAGCTGCAGATGTTCTCAAG GGGAGGAAATGCACGGCATACCCTGCAGTAAAGCTCAATGTAGTTTTGGCAGGAGCAACGTGGTTAGCACCCGATCCAATAGACCGCTGCTTCACTGATGGGAATTTGGTGACTGGAGCAGCTTGGCCTGGTCATCCTCAGTTCATTTCTCAGTTGATGACATTGCTCGGTATCAAAGTATCTTTCTAA
- the LOC113302659 gene encoding uncharacterized protein LOC113302659 isoform X1 yields the protein MDSSCENDKQQQNGNVVFIIDDHQEDKRHLFKNHNVNWHLSSDGAEDSSVHQHQAGHNAYSIQRLPTNYRGLSKYYQGKSQSFRSLSNVKCLKDLPKPDNPYNKFYKMKYYCRGGLSKYYQGKSQSFRSLSNVRCLEDLPKPENPYNNYYKMRNLQ from the exons ATGGATTCAAGCTGTGAAAATGACAAACAACAACAGAATGGGAATGTTGTGTTCATCATAGATGATCATCAAGAAGATAAACGCCACCTATTTAAGAATCACAATGTTAATTGGCACTTATCTTCAGATGGTGCGGAAGACTCATCTGTTCATCAACATCAAGCCGGTCACAATGCATATAGCATCCAACGACTTCCCACCAATTAC AGAGGCTTATCAAAGTATTACCAAGGGAAATCACAATCATTCAGATCATTATCTAATGTGAAATGTTTAAAAGATCTTCCGAAGCCTGACAATCCATATAACAAGTTTTACAAGATGAAGTACTACTGTAGGGGAGGTTTATCAAAGTATTACCAAGGAAAATCACAGTCATTCAGATCATTGTCAAATGTGAGATGTTTAGAAGATCTTCCAAAGCCTGAAAATCCATACAACAACTATTACAAGATGAGGAACTTGCAATGA